A section of the Flavobacteriales bacterium genome encodes:
- a CDS encoding ribonuclease HII translates to MSRLAAFHTRGLLEAGCDEAGRGCLAGPVVAAAVILPPRVRIPGLDDSKKLSAAQRDALRPLILEKALAWAVAEVGPAEIDAINILRASFTAMHRAIDALRARPQHLLIDGNRFIPYPGIPHTCLVQGDGRFRSIAAASILAKTHRDALMDALHAAHPAYGWAENKGYPTPAHRSAIAAHGPTVWHRRSFTLLPAQGELF, encoded by the coding sequence ATGAGCCGCCTGGCCGCCTTCCATACCCGGGGTCTGCTGGAGGCGGGCTGCGACGAGGCCGGGCGGGGCTGCCTGGCGGGGCCTGTGGTGGCCGCTGCGGTGATCCTGCCGCCCCGCGTGCGCATCCCCGGCCTCGACGACAGCAAGAAGCTCAGCGCCGCCCAACGCGACGCCCTGCGTCCGCTGATCCTGGAAAAGGCGCTGGCGTGGGCCGTGGCCGAAGTGGGTCCGGCGGAGATCGACGCCATCAACATCCTGCGTGCCTCCTTCACCGCCATGCACCGCGCGATCGACGCCCTGCGCGCGCGGCCGCAGCACCTGCTGATCGACGGGAACCGCTTCATCCCCTACCCGGGCATTCCGCACACCTGCCTGGTGCAGGGCGACGGGCGCTTCCGCAGCATCGCGGCCGCCAGCATCCTGGCCAAGACGCACCGCGATGCGCTGATGGACGCGTTGCACGCCGCGCATCCGGCCTACGGCTGGGCCGAGAACAAGGGCTACCCCACGCCGGCCCACCGGTCGGCCATCGCCGCGCACGGCCCCACGGTGTGGCACCGCCGCAGCTTCACGCTGCTGCCCGCACAGGGCGAGCTCTTCTAA
- a CDS encoding glycosyltransferase family 4 protein — protein MRIAVNTRLLLPDKLEGIGWFAHETLSRIVRAHPEHRFLFLFDRAFDRRFLYADNVEGVVLWPPTRHPLLYRLWFDLRLPGALRRLKADAFLSPDGYLALRSRVPTLAVIHDLNFEHHPEDLPKAYRAFYRGQFPRYARHARRLATVSEHSRQDIVRTYGIPADRIDVVYNGVGEVFRPLSIAEQEDARRTFSEGHPYLICIGSLNPRKNIARLLEAFDTLADIGDTDLRLLIVGERMWWDGRMEQAWQGMRHRDRVLFTGRLDQQRLHRALGGALALAFVSYFEGFGIPVAEAMRCGVPVVAARATSLPEVAGDAAHYCDPFRVDDISRALREVVADAALRERLGRAGIARSVRFTWDGAATDLWASFERMLKDAGR, from the coding sequence ATGCGCATCGCGGTGAACACCCGGCTGTTGCTGCCCGACAAGCTGGAGGGCATCGGCTGGTTCGCGCACGAGACCCTCTCGCGCATCGTGCGTGCCCACCCCGAGCACCGCTTCCTCTTCCTCTTCGACCGCGCGTTCGACCGCCGCTTCCTCTACGCGGACAACGTGGAGGGTGTGGTGCTGTGGCCGCCCACACGGCACCCCCTGCTGTATCGCCTGTGGTTCGACCTGCGGCTGCCCGGTGCCCTGCGCCGCCTGAAGGCCGACGCCTTCCTTTCGCCGGACGGCTACCTGGCCCTGCGCAGCCGTGTGCCCACCCTGGCGGTGATCCACGACCTCAACTTCGAGCATCATCCGGAGGACCTGCCGAAGGCCTACCGCGCCTTCTACCGCGGCCAGTTCCCCCGCTATGCCCGCCACGCCAGGCGCCTGGCCACGGTGAGCGAGCACTCCCGGCAGGACATCGTGCGCACCTACGGCATCCCGGCTGACCGGATCGATGTGGTGTACAATGGCGTGGGCGAGGTGTTCCGGCCCCTGAGCATCGCCGAACAGGAGGACGCGCGGCGCACCTTCAGCGAAGGCCACCCCTACCTGATCTGCATCGGCTCGCTGAACCCGCGCAAGAACATCGCGCGTCTGCTGGAGGCCTTCGACACGCTGGCCGACATCGGCGACACGGACCTGCGCCTGCTGATCGTGGGCGAGCGCATGTGGTGGGACGGCCGCATGGAACAGGCCTGGCAGGGCATGCGCCACCGCGACCGGGTGCTCTTCACCGGACGGTTGGACCAGCAGCGCCTGCACCGCGCCTTGGGCGGGGCGCTGGCGCTGGCCTTCGTGAGCTACTTCGAGGGCTTCGGCATCCCGGTGGCCGAGGCCATGCGCTGCGGCGTGCCCGTGGTGGCCGCACGCGCCACGAGCCTGCCCGAGGTGGCCGGCGATGCGGCACACTATTGCGACCCCTTCCGCGTGGACGACATCAGCCGCGCCCTGCGCGAGGTGGTGGCCGATGCCGCCCTGCGCGAGCGGTTGGGCCGGGCCGGCATCGCCCGTTCGGTCCGCTTCACCTGGGATGGGGCCGCCACGGACCTGTGGGCCTCGTTCGAACGCATGCTGAAGGACGCCGGACGATGA
- a CDS encoding T9SS type A sorting domain-containing protein has product MNLFITRRSLVTTVLLALQAGAAFRADAQVVEIATGAPNTPLYAVGPIYMSSTLFYRYSRFAYLYTQAELAAAGITAGTTINAVGWMKDTPNSAAGPALFTIYMKNSTAAAYANATEPWADLSLGATQVYSENAQSIPATASPNYIDFTLDTPFQYTGGSLEILTEWDISTVPAPIATGAFEWVNTTVVDRIYASGNTSLPATLSSTMNNTNINDRRPVIQFTVQGGTTTIPDLLGSSIRIWPNPAEDVLNIANTSGVPVDRIVMTDMLGKVVLNERPAAGMTHHRIDLDPFVPGAYLLRLETGEGPLVRKVTVR; this is encoded by the coding sequence ATGAACCTCTTCATTACACGTCGGAGCCTTGTCACAACAGTGCTGTTGGCCCTTCAAGCCGGGGCTGCTTTCCGGGCGGACGCCCAGGTGGTGGAGATCGCCACCGGTGCGCCGAACACCCCCTTGTACGCCGTGGGGCCCATCTACATGTCCTCCACGCTCTTCTACCGGTACAGCAGGTTCGCATACCTCTACACGCAGGCCGAACTGGCTGCGGCAGGGATCACCGCCGGCACCACGATCAACGCGGTGGGCTGGATGAAGGACACGCCCAATTCCGCCGCCGGACCGGCGCTCTTCACCATCTACATGAAGAACTCCACCGCCGCTGCCTATGCCAATGCAACGGAACCATGGGCCGACCTGAGCTTGGGCGCCACCCAGGTGTACAGCGAGAATGCCCAATCCATCCCGGCCACGGCCAGCCCCAACTACATCGACTTCACCCTCGACACCCCGTTCCAATACACGGGCGGATCCCTGGAGATCCTCACCGAGTGGGACATCTCCACCGTGCCCGCACCCATCGCCACGGGAGCGTTCGAATGGGTGAACACCACTGTGGTGGACCGGATCTATGCCAGCGGGAACACCAGTTTGCCCGCCACACTGTCCAGCACCATGAACAACACGAACATCAACGATCGACGCCCGGTGATCCAGTTCACCGTGCAGGGTGGTACGACGACCATCCCGGACCTCCTGGGCAGCTCCATCCGCATCTGGCCGAATCCGGCCGAAGACGTGCTGAACATCGCGAACACGAGCGGCGTGCCCGTGGACCGCATCGTGATGACGGATATGCTCGGCAAGGTCGTTCTGAACGAGCGGCCAGCAGCGGGCATGACCCATCACCGGATCGACCTTGACCCGTTCGTGCCCGGCGCTTACCTGCTCCGCTTGGAGACCGGCGAAGGACCGCTGGTCAGGAAGGTGACGGTGCGGTGA